CCTCTTTGTGGCGATCAATTGACGCCCCCACCATCCCCCCCGTAACCAAGAACCCCCTCGTAAAAATGCAGATGGGGattttggggaagccatatcctgggactgtcacatgactgtcacatgacaaccactccaaaagGTCGCTTGtagggacttgatgagttcaagcacaaagctgtataggacatatttttgctgttgttttttgtagttttcttgttaaactgtACTGCGCGACCCCAAATTGTAGACATATAGTAtatgtacataaaatacatacattatcCAAAAATCATTAATGTACAATAGATAACAAATTTGATGTAATAAAATGTTAGAatttcgaatctccgttgggcatctctgtgtggagtttgcatgttctccccgtgcgtgcgtgagttttctccgggtaccaaaaacatgcatgtgaggtttactggagactcaaaattgtccataagtatgaatgtgagtgtgaatgattgtttgtctggacatatacaatacacataAGTACATATATTATCCCTAGAAAAGTTCAATTTAGTTAAgagttaattaatttaaaacaattatgtttttattttttaaaaatatgattgcTGACAAAGTGCGTTAgtagtgttattattatcaacattttaggggttttctcccccccccccccctatttttgctctcttttttgtaatattcttgtttaattggaattttacaatatgctgtgagccacaaatggccccttggCCGCACTTCGGATACCACTATAGTACCAAGCAAACATAGACGCAATCaataagaaacaaagagaaCAAAGAATGGGCGTCCAATTAGAACAAGCCCCGCCCGATATGAACGTAACAACCAATCACCTTGCAGAAATATTACACCAGCCCCGCCCAACAACCAATCACcttacagaaagaaaaaaacagagcgCCGCATAGTCCCTGCCCGGGCGATGACGTCATGTCCAGGACTCGCAGTCTGGCTGTGGAAGGACTCAGACAGAAGATTACTACATGttttctatctttttttttaccacatgtATTATTGGACTACATGTATTATTTTACTGCATTTAGTTGAGGAAAGACGCATTTTCTCTGCTGAATCGCTGAGACTGTAACGGGACTTTTCACGCACTCCTGTGGAAGACAAAGGGTTGGATGTTGACAGTGCTCCTGTCCTCCAGAAGGAGACATTTCTTATTGTTTGATTCTCGTCttgaaaaagctgcttttcctcctcctcctcgtcggTGAAGATGCCCAGCTCGCTGTTCACCGACGGCAGCCTCCACGGAGACGCGCTGGACGAGCAGAGAGCTTTGCAGGTCGCCCTGGACCAGCTCTCTCTCCTCGGGCTGGACACCGATGACCACCCGCTGTGCGACCACGACGAGCCCCGGACTAAAAGTGTCAACATGACAGAGTGCGTCCCGGTGCCCAGCTCCGAGCATGTGGCCGAGATTGTGGGCAGGCAAGGTACGTGTGAAGACACTTTTATTCACTCCATGGTGGTACTTGAACGCATCTCGTTGTTCCCCAAGACAAGCAAGTCAACGCATCTTCAACTTCCGTCTTCTTCTGGACACATCCATCCAATACCGGAAGTTTGTCGTGTACTTAAACACAATATTTACATTAACATTAAACACcttatattgttttatatttttatttatttcacttaATGTGTTTTTAGGGCAGACTAGCTAGTCTAATTAACACAACAAcgtgggcgatactgcacagCATGGTATCGAAACGAGGAGGATGATCAAAGTGGGCCAACATTTATGATCTAACCTCAGCACAAAGCAggcgaatgttttttttatacagaaTTTTAAATATGCCCAGTATGAACAATGTATCATATATGCAACCCATCTTTGACATGAGTTAGtagtatttttgtgttttcttagtGCGATATCCGTCATCATTTGACTTGTAATGGATTCTTTACTACCGTGCTACCAATTTATGACCTAATCACAAAGCTTTAGCGTTTACATTGCTGTGAATCAGTAAAGATATTGCCTGTGCTACATGTTTTGCAGTGTTTCATATACATATTCATAGTAGAAAACTATTCCTGAGGCCTTCAACAATTTGAGAGACAACAATAAGAATAAGAAACACgaggggtgtaacagtacacCATCATCACGGTTTGGTATTTGAGGTGACGATTCATTTTGGGTACAaacaaaaggcaaaacaaagctgcttagcttttgtgtaaacaactttaatgattttttaaagcataaaaaaacccacaaactgCTGTCAgataattctccaataaatacaattctcccccccaaaaaatccaaatgaaatCATATATAAAAGATTCAGGTGTTTCTTTTATGAACGTGCTACATTaagattattttatttctagtaAAGTTTCTTATTGGTTGACGTGTAGTATTAATAGTTCCAGTTTATAGTCCCGCTCGCCGTCTTACCCGCTTGGCATTGGGGCATTGTCCATTTACGTATTTCAgcgggaaggccaagtgttcccaaagagGAGACTTTAAACACGGAAGAggcttttcaagctctggcttctccttggcactattgtTAGCCAAAGGCCagactgcactgtatttgtttatcgAGTAGATGtcataaacacttcctgtccctcacttttaatgtgtacTGTGACTACCAGTACACGTACCGTTACGTACCGAAACACAGCTAGCATGTGTGTCAAGAAATGGTGTAGCTGTGATTTCTGGAACTTCACGTTCACACTTTCCTCCCTTTCTCAGGCTGCAAGATTAAAGCATTGCGAGCAAAGACCAACACCTACATCAAGACCCCAGTCCGAGGTGAGGAGCCAGTTTTTGTGGTGACGGGCAGAAGGGAGGATGTGGCGATGGCCAGAAGAGAGATCATCTCAGCGGCAGAGCATTTCTCCATGATCCGAGCTTCcagaaacaaaaacaccagCCTGAATGGGAGTGCTACTCCAGTTCCTGCCCCCCCCAACCTCCCCGGACAGACCACCATCCAGGTGCGGGTACCCTACCGTGTCGTGGGTCTTGTTGTCGGCCCCAAGGGCGCCACCATCAAGCGCATCCAGCAGCAAACCCACACTTATATCGTGACTCCGAGTCGGGACAAGGAGCCGGTGTTTGAGGTGACGGGGATGCCAGAGAATGTGGACCGAGCCCGTGAGGAGATTGAAGCCCACATTGCCATGAGAACAGGAGGCGTCATCGAGCTCCAGGATGAAAATGACTTCCATGCCAATGGGACAGATGTTGGTTTTGACCTGCAGGGACACCCTACCTCGTGGTCCAAGCCAAGCGCTGGGATGATGCCCAAGCCCTTCTCCAAATACCGCAACGACTCGTCGTCCTCCCTCGGCAGCGCGTCCACTGACTCCTACTTTGGCTCCCGCATGGCAGACTACAGCCCCCCCAGCCCCACCCTAAGCTAcacaaccaacaacaacaacaacaacatcagtGATAACACAAACGGCAACATTTATGGAAATGAGGTGATCTCTTCTGACGGCACCGACCTGACTTTTGATTCACCACCAGGCCTCGAAACCATGCCAACCCCTACTGGGAGTTTCTGGTCCCAGTATGAAAACCGAATCGCCCCCTCCTCGACTAGTTCTCCGAGTTCCACGCCCGCTTTTTACCCCAGCAACGCCAATGGCGTGATGGCAAGTCAAAGACGGATTAACAGAGACCAGAGAGAGTCCAGACTGTCACCGCCCCTCCACGCTGGTACCACCGAGCACCTGCTAGCCCGACGGGCGGCGGCTGGAGACTTGCTGGGTTTTCCCGGCAACACCCTCGCCTCTCTGACGACCACTCACCTTCCATACgactcctccgcctcctcctcgtcctcctctacCTCGTCTAGCAGCCGAAAAAGCAGTCGTGACTGTTCGGTGTGCTTCGAAAGCGAGGTCATTGCAGCGCTGGTTCCGTGTGGACACAACCTCTTCTGTATGGAATGTGCCAACCGCATCTGCCAGAGAAGCCAGCCCAAATGCCCCATCTGCCAAACCAGCGTCACTCAGGCCATACGTATATTTTCATAACACCTGACAACAAAAGATCTTGATATGGTTTTATTAATCATCAAGTGTACATAGCATTACGTGCAGTTATGTTCCAGGCTGCAGTACCAGACACCCGTTTGCTGAGGTGTCCAAATGTAACCCAACTGGTCTGCCCCTGCGCACGCCCGGGGATAGAACCTGGCTCCGCAGGTGAGAGTCGTCCAACTCGTCCAGCACGGCTCTCTCAAGGCGTCAAGGAGTGAGGTTACCAATGTACTTTTGAGCTTTCCTGTTacacccgggggccatttgccatCGTGGCTcatgttttttattgggccGGGGCAAGACAGCGAaaaagaaattccactaagtactTCATCCAATAACAGGAAAGCAGGGTTTCTCGTAGGTTTACAGCGTTACATTTGGACTACGCGGTAATCAAATGTAAGCGGTCACGAAAGGCAAAGTACTGTAATCCCTCGCTGCTTCATGATTCCAATTTCATGTCTTCATTCTATCACCGttttagcaaaaaaatattgaagcaaattgtacatatttttggactaaactCAAATCATTCAATCgtaaaaacggctaaatgaagtcaaattaaaagtataaggcatttagaagacacatgcaaagatgttgtgatgatgtgtagtattctaccctggtcagtaggtgtcagtaatgttactgtaatgttggatgagacacacaagcaccagacggaACAACAGATTTATATTgcgggtttgaatgatctcacaacagacacaataatctgtaatctactgttgcggctgtaacccacgtcATGCTAAGACTCAACTGTgaatccccaacgtcacttcctgtccaacacaggaacacatttacagcaagacacatgagcacgagtcttatttatgtcttattttctcttattatgtctactatattaggtaatccgagtgtaaaggtgactataggggtgttatttcatctctaaaggtctctaataatgttaaaaaaatctatttagaaggttgtaaacagtaaAAACTACAAAACTATTCAATTGATCAAGAAGGAATCCtaatttgtggaaattcacttatcatggtcggctctggaaccaattaattacTGAATTCGCCTCGGGAGTGGTGATTCCGCAAACCACCACCACAATTAGGAAATACTGCAATCACAGTCAAGACATTCCATTTCCCGTaccatgtttttgacttgatggattgTTTTCAGTCTTACTATTTGTATGAAAGTCCATTCATTCCTCAAGTTTAATactgatgataataataagaaaaaacagtgTGATTTAAAGAAAAACCTTGAACACAGTGGGCGGAAAAAATCATCAAAAGCGTCCCCCCCTGCATTCTTCTGCCCATgtcggacacccctgcccttTTGGGTCTTGAACTGAATAAAGGACTGTACTGTAGCTTGGGGGAATATTTGCACCCTGtaaatgcatgttttaaatATGTCTAAACAATAATCAACAACTCTCGTGGCTTGTACCTTATATTGATGTCACAGGATGCAGTTACTGTTAGCACACGAAGCTAATGGTCGGACATACAAAACTAGCTGGGCTCCTGTTTACAAACCACACGAGGGAGTATTATCCCACACGCTCACGTATCGAATGCATTTCCTCAAAGGTTTGACGTAACGCCAACAAGATAGAAGTATTTGATCCTCTTTTGACTTGAAAGTTGTATTTCTTATTGCGAAGATGTTTACAGATATTTTGAGTTCAGTGAACTTTTTGTAGCTGCGTTGAAATGGCGTTTATTTTTTAGTAATTGATCACTGTATTCTTTTAATAACACCCGGGTGAGGAAGAGAAGTTATGTATTGAATTTGAgagtattgtgttgtgatgggatgattgtgttttttttaggcttTTGAATATGCTTCACTTGGCATATTTTATATTCAGTAATAGAAAGCATATTTTGTGCTATATTGTTATTCTAAACACATCCAAATGTACAAATCTTAGTAAGGTGAAGACAAAGAAACAATGTATGCTTTTTCAAACTTTCTATGAATGACATTTTCGTGGGAATGACAGGCTTCTGTTGCACCACGACAGCTTtagtatttctattttaatacCTTTATTTACCACTTGTTTACATATATGTAGTTATTTTAGTGTAAATGTGCTTAATTGAGCAAATTTTAAGAAcagaatatattttattttatgataaaGGGCCTTTATCCTCATGGGTAATATTTCCTGAGATTTGAAAATGTATCAAGagttttatttttctgacattttaaagtatacaTGATAAGTAATGGTGCTACTTGTTGTTGcgtttcttgtttgtttgttgttttttttaagtatttctaTACGAGTCAAATAAAGAAACGGTACATCGGAAAGGTGGCTATTTATTCCAGACTTTGGTGGTTGCTCTTCAGTGTTGGCATCTCGTGGAATTGCCACAAACGTGTAATTCCTGAACTCCAGCA
The sequence above is a segment of the Dunckerocampus dactyliophorus isolate RoL2022-P2 chromosome 3, RoL_Ddac_1.1, whole genome shotgun sequence genome. Coding sequences within it:
- the mex3b gene encoding RNA-binding protein MEX3B, which gives rise to MPSSLFTDGSLHGDALDEQRALQVALDQLSLLGLDTDDHPLCDHDEPRTKSVNMTECVPVPSSEHVAEIVGRQGCKIKALRAKTNTYIKTPVRGEEPVFVVTGRREDVAMARREIISAAEHFSMIRASRNKNTSLNGSATPVPAPPNLPGQTTIQVRVPYRVVGLVVGPKGATIKRIQQQTHTYIVTPSRDKEPVFEVTGMPENVDRAREEIEAHIAMRTGGVIELQDENDFHANGTDVGFDLQGHPTSWSKPSAGMMPKPFSKYRNDSSSSLGSASTDSYFGSRMADYSPPSPTLSYTTNNNNNNISDNTNGNIYGNEVISSDGTDLTFDSPPGLETMPTPTGSFWSQYENRIAPSSTSSPSSTPAFYPSNANGVMASQRRINRDQRESRLSPPLHAGTTEHLLARRAAAGDLLGFPGNTLASLTTTHLPYDSSASSSSSSTSSSSRKSSRDCSVCFESEVIAALVPCGHNLFCMECANRICQRSQPKCPICQTSVTQAIRIFS